From Endozoicomonas sp. 8E, the proteins below share one genomic window:
- the urtA gene encoding urea ABC transporter substrate-binding protein has protein sequence MKSSLKKLSKGLVAASAATAALSFSVISQAAETIKVGVLHSLSGTMAISETTLKDTVLMMVDEQNKKGGLLGKKLEAVVVDPASDWPLFAEKARELLAKEKVDVIFGGWTSVSRKSVLPVVEELNGLMFYPVQYEGQESSKNVFYTGAAPNQQAIPAVDYLMSSEGGSVNRFVLAGTDYVYPRTTNKILESYLKSKGIKESDIMINYTPFGHSDWQTIVSDIKKFGKAGKKTAVISTINGDANVPFYKELANQGIAAEDIPVIAFSVGEEELSGIDTAPLVGHLAAWNYFMSAESDINDEFIETWQTFTRNEERVANDPMEATYIGFNMWTKAVEKAGTTSVDAVRSAMYGITVPNLTGGIAVMNTNHHLTKPVLIGEIQDDGQFEIVWETKGGVIGDAWTQYLPESSKIVADWSAPIKCGNYNLESGVCSGQNY, from the coding sequence ATGAAGAGCTCCCTCAAAAAACTCTCGAAGGGTCTGGTTGCAGCATCTGCCGCAACCGCCGCCCTTTCTTTTTCGGTCATATCCCAGGCTGCAGAGACCATCAAGGTTGGTGTTTTACATTCTCTGTCAGGCACCATGGCGATCAGTGAAACCACATTAAAAGACACTGTTTTAATGATGGTGGACGAGCAGAATAAGAAAGGTGGACTGCTGGGAAAGAAACTCGAAGCGGTTGTTGTTGATCCTGCCTCTGACTGGCCACTGTTTGCAGAAAAAGCGCGTGAGCTGCTGGCAAAAGAAAAGGTCGATGTCATTTTTGGCGGCTGGACTTCCGTCTCCAGAAAATCAGTTCTGCCAGTGGTTGAAGAGTTAAACGGCCTGATGTTCTACCCGGTTCAGTATGAGGGACAAGAGTCATCCAAAAACGTTTTTTACACCGGCGCAGCGCCCAACCAACAGGCTATTCCTGCGGTTGATTATCTGATGAGTTCAGAGGGCGGCAGCGTCAATCGTTTTGTTCTGGCCGGTACTGATTACGTCTACCCGAGAACCACCAACAAGATTCTGGAATCCTACCTGAAGAGCAAGGGTATCAAAGAGTCGGACATCATGATCAATTACACGCCTTTTGGTCACTCTGACTGGCAGACCATTGTTTCTGATATCAAGAAGTTTGGTAAAGCTGGTAAAAAGACGGCGGTTATTTCCACCATCAATGGCGACGCCAACGTACCTTTCTATAAAGAATTGGCTAACCAGGGCATTGCTGCTGAAGACATTCCGGTGATTGCCTTCTCTGTCGGCGAAGAAGAGCTGTCAGGTATAGATACTGCACCTCTGGTAGGCCACCTGGCAGCCTGGAACTACTTTATGAGTGCCGAGAGTGATATCAACGATGAGTTCATCGAAACCTGGCAGACCTTTACCAGGAATGAAGAGCGTGTTGCCAATGATCCAATGGAAGCCACTTATATTGGCTTTAACATGTGGACAAAAGCTGTTGAAAAAGCAGGAACCACCAGCGTTGATGCCGTCCGTTCAGCCATGTATGGCATCACTGTTCCCAACCTGACAGGTGGTATTGCTGTAATGAACACCAACCATCACCTGACCAAGCCGGTATTGATTGGCGAAATTCAGGACGATGGCCAGTTTGAAATTGTCTGGGAAACCAAAGGGGGCGTCATTGGTGATGCCTGGACTCAATATCTGCCTGAAAGCTCAAAAATTGTTGCTGACTGGTCAGCCCCGATCAAGTGCGGCAACTACAACCTGGAATCAGGTGTCTGCTCTGGTCAGAACTACTGA
- a CDS encoding urease accessory protein UreD, with translation MTFNIKGRSMGLAFNRLSIPRSIPRSNPDTDSDQDDVASGGSGWRAGIAVELKYMDGHTRMGRSRHYGPLRIQRPFWPEGKDLAHLYVLHPPGGLVAGDELIQSFEAHSGASGLVTTPAAGKVYFNGNGRLQKQLTSMVVQEGACLEWLPQETIIFNGAEAELNTSVELRGNGCFAGWDIVCLGRKASGEAFKQGRVIQNLQLTRNDQPLYRERLELAADSPLTQSVLGLNGQHVFGTLIMTLEKDPGCDHLHERLEAQGGSKCAAITWRNGVFIARYLGSSPEQARTLFAWLWNELRSHLNGRQGCKPRIWNT, from the coding sequence ATGACCTTTAACATTAAGGGCAGAAGTATGGGGCTGGCATTCAATCGACTCTCTATCCCGCGATCTATCCCGCGATCTAACCCGGATACTGATTCCGATCAGGATGACGTTGCGTCCGGAGGCAGCGGCTGGCGTGCCGGTATTGCCGTTGAACTGAAATACATGGACGGCCATACCCGCATGGGCCGTTCGCGGCATTATGGACCACTGAGGATTCAGCGTCCGTTCTGGCCAGAAGGTAAAGACCTGGCCCATCTCTATGTTCTTCACCCACCAGGAGGGTTGGTTGCCGGTGACGAGCTGATTCAGAGTTTTGAAGCCCACTCTGGTGCATCCGGACTGGTTACCACACCTGCTGCGGGGAAAGTCTATTTCAATGGTAATGGCCGTCTTCAGAAACAGCTAACGTCCATGGTCGTTCAAGAGGGTGCCTGTCTTGAATGGTTGCCTCAGGAAACTATTATCTTTAATGGTGCAGAAGCGGAATTGAACACTTCTGTCGAGCTGAGAGGCAATGGTTGCTTCGCAGGCTGGGACATCGTTTGTCTCGGTCGTAAAGCCAGTGGCGAAGCGTTTAAGCAGGGCAGGGTGATCCAGAACCTTCAGCTCACCCGTAACGACCAGCCGCTTTATCGAGAAAGGCTGGAGCTGGCTGCGGATTCGCCCCTTACCCAGTCCGTTCTTGGTCTTAATGGTCAGCATGTTTTCGGTACACTGATCATGACCCTTGAAAAAGACCCCGGCTGCGATCATCTGCATGAAAGACTGGAAGCCCAGGGAGGCTCGAAATGTGCAGCCATTACCTGGCGAAACGGGGTTTTTATTGCCCGTTATCTCGGCAGTTCACCTGAACAGGCCAGAACACTGTTTGCCTGGCTTTGGAATGAGCTTCGTAGTCACTTGAATGGCCGGCAAGGTTGCAAGCCCAGAATCTGGAATACCTGA
- the ureA gene encoding urease subunit gamma → MELTPREKDKLLLYTAALVAERRLGRGVKLNYPESIALISMHIMEGARDGKTVAELMNEGREILTRDNVMEGIPEMIHEVQVEATFPDGTKLVTVHNPIA, encoded by the coding sequence ATGGAGCTGACCCCCAGAGAAAAAGACAAACTGCTTTTATACACAGCGGCACTGGTTGCGGAACGTCGCCTTGGCAGGGGTGTGAAGCTGAACTACCCGGAGTCCATCGCACTGATTTCCATGCACATAATGGAGGGAGCCAGAGACGGGAAAACAGTTGCTGAGCTGATGAATGAAGGGCGTGAAATCCTGACCCGTGACAATGTCATGGAAGGCATTCCCGAGATGATTCATGAAGTTCAGGTAGAAGCCACTTTTCCGGACGGCACCAAGCTGGTGACGGTTCACAATCCCATTGCGTAG
- a CDS encoding urease subunit beta → MIPGEVIACEEAIDINKGRETCVVTVANTGDRPVQVGSHYHFYEVNPALAFDRESTLGFRLNIPAGTAVRFEPGQGRQVELVRFAGEGKIYGFRGDVMGQLEQGDK, encoded by the coding sequence ATGATTCCAGGAGAGGTCATTGCCTGCGAAGAGGCAATTGACATTAATAAAGGGCGGGAGACCTGTGTTGTCACCGTTGCCAATACCGGCGACAGGCCAGTACAGGTTGGCTCTCATTATCATTTCTACGAAGTGAACCCGGCACTGGCTTTTGATCGGGAATCCACCCTCGGTTTCCGGTTGAATATCCCGGCAGGAACCGCTGTCCGTTTTGAGCCTGGTCAGGGTCGACAGGTTGAACTGGTGCGTTTTGCCGGAGAAGGCAAAATCTATGGTTTCCGTGGTGATGTCATGGGTCAGCTTGAGCAGGGAGATAAATAA
- the ureC gene encoding urease subunit alpha, whose product MARMERQTYVDMFGPTVGDKVRLGDTDLFISPEKDFTVYGDEVKFGGGKVIRDGMGQSQRTGADAVDTVITNALILDHWGIVKADIGIKNGRIEKIGKAGNPDVQAGVDIIIGPGTEVIAGEGQIVTAGGVDAHIHFICPQQIEEALASGVTTMLGGGTGPATGSNATTCTPGEWHMSSMLQAVDSLPMNIGFLGKGNASIPAALEEQVLAGAMGLKLHEDWGTTPASIDCCLGVAEKYDIQVAIHTDTLNESGFVEDTIAAFKGRVIHTYHTEGAGGGHAPDIIKACGEDFVLPSSTNPTRPYTINTVDEHLDMLMVCHHLDPNIPEDVAFADSRIRRETIAAEDILHDLGAFSMIASDSQAMGRVGEVVCRTWQTAHKMKVQRGLLPEDSSAGVDNFRARRYVAKYTMNPAITHGISHEVGSVEPGKLADLVLWKPAFFGTKPSLVLKGGAIAMAPMGDPNASIPTPQPVHYRPMFGALGKTVSATSLSFVSQAAFENDIGRKLGLNKVVSAVKNTRTIRKKDMLLNTWQPHMEVNPETYEVRADGELLVCEPAKVVPLAQRYFLF is encoded by the coding sequence ATGGCCAGAATGGAGCGTCAAACCTATGTGGATATGTTTGGTCCGACCGTAGGCGACAAAGTACGTCTTGGTGACACTGACCTTTTCATCAGTCCGGAGAAAGATTTTACCGTCTATGGCGACGAAGTGAAATTTGGAGGCGGCAAGGTTATTCGTGACGGTATGGGCCAGAGTCAGAGAACGGGAGCTGATGCGGTGGATACGGTCATCACCAATGCCCTGATTCTGGATCACTGGGGCATCGTAAAAGCCGATATTGGCATTAAAAACGGTCGGATAGAAAAGATAGGCAAGGCTGGCAACCCCGATGTACAGGCCGGAGTCGACATCATTATCGGTCCCGGCACCGAAGTGATTGCCGGTGAAGGTCAGATTGTCACTGCAGGTGGGGTTGATGCCCATATCCACTTCATCTGTCCCCAACAGATAGAAGAAGCCCTGGCTTCCGGAGTCACCACGATGCTTGGTGGCGGCACCGGACCCGCTACAGGGAGCAATGCGACAACCTGTACACCGGGTGAGTGGCATATGAGTTCCATGCTTCAGGCTGTGGATAGTTTGCCTATGAATATCGGTTTTCTTGGCAAAGGCAACGCCAGTATACCCGCAGCACTGGAAGAACAGGTTCTGGCGGGAGCCATGGGGCTCAAGCTTCATGAAGACTGGGGGACCACTCCCGCTTCTATTGATTGTTGCCTTGGAGTCGCAGAGAAATACGACATTCAGGTAGCTATTCACACCGACACCCTGAATGAATCCGGCTTTGTTGAAGATACTATTGCCGCATTCAAGGGAAGAGTTATCCACACCTATCATACCGAAGGTGCCGGAGGTGGACATGCTCCCGATATTATTAAGGCTTGTGGTGAAGACTTTGTCCTGCCGTCGTCTACAAACCCGACACGTCCATACACTATCAATACGGTTGATGAGCATCTGGATATGCTGATGGTTTGTCACCATCTTGATCCGAACATTCCTGAAGATGTGGCTTTTGCCGACTCCCGCATTCGTCGTGAAACCATTGCAGCAGAAGATATTCTGCATGACCTGGGCGCTTTCTCGATGATCGCTTCAGACTCCCAGGCCATGGGCCGGGTCGGTGAAGTGGTTTGTCGTACCTGGCAGACGGCTCATAAAATGAAAGTACAAAGGGGATTATTGCCTGAAGACTCATCGGCGGGTGTGGATAACTTCAGAGCGCGCCGTTATGTGGCGAAATACACCATGAATCCGGCAATAACCCACGGTATTTCTCATGAAGTGGGTTCTGTCGAGCCGGGTAAGCTGGCTGACCTGGTGCTGTGGAAACCGGCATTTTTTGGCACTAAACCCTCTCTGGTATTAAAGGGTGGAGCGATTGCCATGGCACCCATGGGTGATCCCAATGCGTCCATCCCGACACCACAACCGGTTCATTACCGACCCATGTTTGGGGCTCTGGGTAAAACCGTTTCTGCTACCTCGCTTTCGTTTGTTTCACAGGCCGCTTTTGAAAACGACATCGGCCGTAAACTAGGATTGAATAAAGTCGTTTCTGCGGTAAAAAATACCCGAACGATTCGCAAGAAAGACATGTTGCTGAATACTTGGCAGCCCCATATGGAAGTAAATCCGGAGACCTATGAAGTCCGTGCCGATGGTGAGTTGCTGGTCTGTGAACCGGCCAAAGTCGTACCTCTGGCACAGCGCTACTTTCTTTTTTAA
- the ureE gene encoding urease accessory protein UreE, with product MLKLTRRLQETDVQHNDELLLPFDERKRGRLKATTQGGRAAGIFIERGDVLRGGTLLQADSGEVVLIRASDEEVTTASCENALTFAKACYHLGNRHVPLQIGNNWLRFQKDHVLDEMVMLLGLTVDHTEAPFEPENGAYAKGHGHHHGEHSHEPVESHEH from the coding sequence ATGCTGAAGTTAACCAGGCGCCTCCAGGAAACTGACGTTCAGCACAATGATGAGCTATTGCTGCCATTTGATGAGCGCAAGAGAGGTCGTTTAAAAGCGACCACCCAGGGAGGAAGAGCAGCGGGAATATTCATCGAGCGCGGCGATGTTTTAAGAGGCGGCACCCTGCTTCAGGCCGACAGCGGTGAAGTCGTATTGATACGAGCCAGCGATGAAGAGGTGACAACCGCCAGTTGTGAGAATGCTCTGACGTTTGCCAAAGCCTGCTACCACCTTGGCAATCGTCATGTTCCATTGCAGATAGGTAATAACTGGCTTCGATTCCAGAAAGATCACGTTCTGGATGAAATGGTGATGTTACTGGGGCTGACGGTAGATCACACGGAAGCTCCTTTTGAGCCCGAAAACGGTGCTTACGCCAAGGGGCATGGTCATCATCATGGTGAGCACAGCCATGAGCCGGTGGAAAGCCATGAACACTGA
- a CDS encoding urease accessory protein UreF has translation MSRWKAMNTEALLGLLHLSSPALPVGAFAYSQGLETAIDRQWCFDRESTSHWISQLLRQGMGRLDVPVFFRLYDAFQSDDRPSVEHWNRQLLAFRETRELYDEDCQVGRAFKTWLKSLFPEESRADWLEMPTQAAMFALSSLCHGMEKDTAAIGLLWSWCENQVTAATKAVPLGQTDAQKILHHLASEIGPVIESAKTIHDHELGNNLVHFAMASSWHEHQYSRLFRS, from the coding sequence ATGAGCCGGTGGAAAGCCATGAACACTGAGGCATTACTTGGCCTTTTGCATCTATCCAGTCCGGCTCTGCCTGTTGGGGCTTTCGCGTACTCCCAGGGGTTGGAAACCGCTATTGATCGACAATGGTGTTTTGATCGGGAGTCCACCAGCCATTGGATCTCCCAGTTGCTCAGGCAGGGAATGGGTCGTCTGGATGTTCCGGTATTCTTTCGACTTTACGACGCTTTTCAGTCTGACGACAGACCGTCAGTTGAGCATTGGAACCGTCAACTGCTCGCCTTTCGAGAAACTCGTGAGCTTTATGATGAAGACTGTCAGGTGGGCAGGGCATTCAAAACCTGGCTGAAGTCTTTATTCCCGGAAGAATCCAGAGCGGACTGGCTGGAGATGCCCACCCAGGCAGCTATGTTTGCTTTATCGAGTTTATGCCACGGCATGGAGAAAGACACTGCTGCTATCGGACTGCTTTGGTCATGGTGCGAAAACCAGGTGACTGCGGCAACCAAGGCAGTACCTCTGGGACAGACCGATGCCCAGAAAATTTTGCACCATCTGGCCAGTGAAATTGGCCCTGTGATCGAGAGCGCTAAAACGATTCATGATCACGAATTGGGTAATAACCTGGTGCATTTCGCCATGGCCAGCAGCTGGCATGAGCACCAGTATTCAAGATTGTTCAGATCCTAG
- the ureG gene encoding urease accessory protein UreG encodes MTSKQPQTLRVGVGGPVGSGKTALLTKLCASMRQHYNLAVVTNDIYTKEDAQFLIRHEALEEDRIIGVETGGCPHTAIREDASMNLAAVDELCQRHPGLEMVLVESGGDNLSATFSPELSDLTIYVIDVSAGDKIPRKGGPGITRSDLLIINKTDLAPIVGASLEVMDRDAKKMRGDRPFLFTNLKAEQGVREVIDFIVDKGMLEAKMPEKQDHEPTAVSV; translated from the coding sequence ATGACTAGCAAGCAGCCTCAAACCCTCCGTGTTGGTGTCGGTGGTCCGGTAGGGTCCGGTAAAACAGCACTGCTCACCAAACTCTGTGCCTCCATGCGCCAGCATTATAATCTGGCAGTGGTGACTAATGATATTTATACGAAAGAAGACGCGCAGTTTCTGATTCGTCATGAGGCGTTGGAAGAAGATCGCATCATTGGCGTTGAAACCGGTGGATGTCCTCATACGGCTATTCGTGAAGATGCATCCATGAACCTGGCAGCGGTGGATGAGCTTTGTCAGAGACATCCGGGACTGGAAATGGTTCTGGTGGAGTCCGGTGGCGATAACCTCAGTGCAACCTTCAGCCCTGAACTGTCCGACCTGACTATCTACGTCATTGATGTTTCCGCAGGAGACAAGATTCCTCGTAAGGGAGGGCCGGGTATTACCCGTTCTGATCTGTTGATCATCAATAAAACCGATCTTGCACCTATCGTTGGAGCCTCTCTGGAAGTCATGGACAGAGATGCAAAAAAGATGCGCGGAGATCGTCCTTTCCTGTTCACCAACCTGAAAGCGGAGCAGGGTGTCCGTGAAGTGATCGACTTTATCGTTGACAAAGGCATGCTGGAAGCGAAAATGCCTGAAAAACAGGATCACGAACCCACTGCCGTGAGCGTATAA
- a CDS encoding HupE/UreJ family protein yields the protein MKKLRAVSTATAAVLASSLAFAHPGDHSEGSVFSLLMHFLTEPDHMVFIGVAGALACFSYRIYKKIAGKKRQS from the coding sequence ATGAAAAAACTGAGAGCTGTTTCTACAGCCACTGCCGCCGTGTTGGCCTCTTCTCTGGCTTTTGCCCATCCGGGAGACCATTCAGAGGGGAGTGTTTTCTCATTGCTGATGCACTTTCTGACTGAGCCCGATCATATGGTCTTTATCGGCGTCGCCGGTGCCCTGGCGTGTTTTTCCTACCGTATCTATAAAAAGATTGCAGGTAAAAAACGTCAGAGTTAA
- a CDS encoding DUF4124 domain-containing protein encodes MKAIQALVLLLLTACLNLPVQAEKIFKWVDEKGTAHYSSRPPLVNVDTEIISTVNEHKEDPGDPPPSVESESAPENPSQTSQNPEVLAYCNTLSANLETLDSDDQVRLNKADGSFEILDDEGREREKERIRQQMKQFCF; translated from the coding sequence ATGAAAGCAATACAAGCTCTGGTTTTGCTGCTTCTGACGGCCTGCCTCAACCTCCCCGTTCAGGCAGAAAAAATTTTCAAGTGGGTTGATGAAAAGGGCACAGCTCACTACTCCTCCAGACCGCCACTGGTTAATGTTGATACCGAGATCATTTCAACGGTGAACGAGCATAAAGAAGATCCTGGAGACCCGCCCCCTTCCGTTGAGTCTGAGTCCGCCCCAGAGAACCCTTCTCAAACCAGTCAAAACCCCGAAGTTCTGGCTTACTGTAATACTCTTTCAGCCAACCTCGAGACACTCGACAGTGATGATCAGGTACGTCTGAACAAAGCCGATGGCAGTTTTGAAATACTGGATGATGAAGGCCGGGAAAGGGAGAAGGAGAGAATTCGTCAACAAATGAAGCAGTTCTGTTTCTGA
- a CDS encoding DUF935 domain-containing protein: MTRSSPEDVAAAEFIKEQLTQLVFDDITDKMLYGVFYGLSVAECLWQTDGHQVTLDTVKIRDRSRFKFDVQNRLRLINVQNPNGKLMPENKFWVFSAGADHSDNPYGLGLAHALYWPTFFKRNGIKFWLIFLEKFGMPTAAAKLPPGQAQDPIERDKALAALDAIQTDSGIVVPDNIVIELIEAARSGTADYDVLCQRMDKAISKVILSQTMTTDDGSGRSQAEVHQGVARSVIKSDADLVCESLNQQVIKWLTEWNFPNATPPRVCRNTEPEEDLMHRAERDNKISTLGYEPSEEYITEVYGPGWKKK, encoded by the coding sequence ATGACCAGGTCAAGTCCTGAAGATGTTGCAGCCGCAGAGTTTATCAAAGAGCAACTCACTCAGCTGGTGTTCGATGATATTACCGACAAGATGCTGTACGGCGTTTTCTATGGCCTCTCCGTAGCAGAATGTCTCTGGCAAACAGATGGTCATCAGGTCACCTTGGACACGGTCAAGATCAGGGACAGGTCCCGTTTCAAGTTCGATGTGCAAAACCGCCTGAGACTGATCAACGTCCAGAACCCCAACGGCAAGCTGATGCCAGAGAATAAGTTCTGGGTCTTTTCAGCCGGTGCTGACCACAGCGATAACCCTTACGGCCTCGGACTGGCTCATGCGCTTTACTGGCCCACCTTCTTCAAGCGCAACGGTATCAAGTTCTGGCTGATCTTTCTGGAGAAGTTCGGCATGCCCACTGCAGCGGCCAAGCTGCCACCCGGACAGGCACAAGATCCCATCGAACGAGACAAAGCATTGGCGGCATTAGATGCCATACAAACCGACAGTGGCATAGTAGTACCGGACAATATTGTCATCGAGCTGATCGAGGCGGCTCGATCCGGGACCGCAGACTATGACGTGCTCTGTCAGCGTATGGACAAAGCCATCAGCAAGGTGATTCTCAGCCAGACGATGACCACTGATGACGGCAGCGGTCGCAGCCAGGCTGAAGTCCATCAGGGAGTGGCTCGCTCGGTTATCAAGAGTGATGCAGACCTGGTGTGTGAGAGCCTTAACCAGCAAGTCATCAAATGGCTGACTGAATGGAACTTCCCCAACGCCACTCCACCCAGAGTCTGCAGAAACACCGAGCCTGAAGAAGATCTGATGCATCGGGCAGAACGGGACAACAAGATCAGTACGCTGGGCTACGAGCCTTCCGAAGAATACATTACAGAAGTCTACGGTCCCGGCTGGAAGAAAAAGTAG
- a CDS encoding HNH endonuclease signature motif containing protein, with protein MTEKWSTEELKASVVAYLDMHHKDLNNELFVKKTYYTELSEKFGRTEKSYEYRMQNISYVFFLMGRQWVSGLKPAKNVGSNNAEIIERLICEVEGKSYIGVAGFETQVSTFKNKEILDIPVGIAKPTISSGKVTQYTSDPKVKAWVLKESQGNCENCDSLAPFTTAAGEPFLEVHHLKRLADGGSDRISNAIALCPNCHREFHYGQSKLEKINAIYAKVPRLIRE; from the coding sequence TTGACGGAAAAATGGAGTACAGAAGAGCTTAAGGCTTCCGTTGTTGCATATTTGGATATGCATCATAAGGATCTAAACAATGAGCTATTTGTTAAAAAAACATATTACACTGAGCTTTCCGAAAAGTTTGGTAGAACTGAAAAATCATATGAATATAGAATGCAAAATATTTCATATGTATTCTTTCTCATGGGTAGGCAATGGGTTTCAGGATTAAAACCAGCAAAAAATGTCGGTTCAAATAATGCTGAAATTATTGAGCGTCTAATCTGTGAAGTTGAAGGTAAAAGTTATATTGGTGTTGCAGGTTTTGAAACTCAAGTAAGTACCTTCAAAAACAAGGAAATCCTTGATATACCTGTTGGTATTGCAAAACCAACAATATCTAGCGGTAAGGTTACTCAATATACTAGTGATCCAAAAGTAAAAGCATGGGTTCTTAAAGAGTCGCAAGGTAACTGCGAAAATTGCGATTCTCTTGCACCCTTTACAACCGCTGCAGGTGAACCATTTCTCGAAGTTCATCACCTCAAACGCCTTGCTGATGGTGGTTCAGACCGAATTAGTAATGCTATAGCATTATGCCCAAACTGCCATAGAGAATTTCACTATGGACAGAGTAAGTTAGAAAAGATTAATGCTATCTATGCCAAGGTTCCGAGGCTAATCCGAGAGTGA
- a CDS encoding acetolactate synthase 3 large subunit has product MELLSGADMVVRSLADEGVEYIYGYPGGALLHVYDAIFRQKAVTHILVRHEQAATHMADGYARATGKPGVALVTSGPGATNTITGIATAYMDSIPMVVISGQVPSGFIGTDMFQEVDMVGISRPIVKHSFLVKKAEDIPEVIRKAFHLAQTGRPGPVVVDIPKDITDLIKKYEYKYPEKVKIRSYNPPAKGHNGQIRKAVELLMKARRPVIYAGGGVVLGQASELLTEVARKLNVPVTNTLNGLGCFPGSDRQFVGMLGMHGSYCANKAMHESDLILAVGARFDDRVTNNTEKFCPDARIIHIDIDPASISKNVVADIPIVGPVDAVLENMLVQIDEYQGSQDTAALAEWWASVDSWREKGLFTYEKTDGILKPQQVIESLYQVTKGDAFVTTDVGQHQMFAAQHYRFNKPNRWISSGGLGTMGYGLPAAMGIKLSFPEEQVACVTGEGSIQMNIQELSTCLQYDLHLKVININNQALGMVRQWQDMQYDSRYSHSYMESLPDFVKLAESYGHVGIRVTRPEELLPAMEKAFSLKDRLVFMDIQVDPDEHVYPMQIKEGGMCDLWLSKTERT; this is encoded by the coding sequence GTGGAGCTTTTATCCGGCGCGGACATGGTAGTCCGTTCATTGGCTGATGAAGGGGTAGAGTATATCTATGGGTATCCTGGTGGAGCCCTGTTGCACGTCTACGACGCGATTTTCAGACAAAAAGCAGTCACCCATATTCTGGTGCGCCACGAACAGGCGGCTACCCATATGGCTGACGGCTACGCACGGGCTACAGGTAAGCCCGGAGTAGCACTGGTGACATCCGGGCCTGGCGCTACCAATACGATTACCGGTATTGCCACAGCCTACATGGACTCTATTCCCATGGTGGTAATTTCAGGTCAGGTGCCATCCGGCTTTATCGGGACTGATATGTTTCAGGAAGTCGATATGGTGGGTATTTCCAGACCCATCGTTAAACACAGCTTCCTGGTGAAGAAAGCTGAAGATATTCCGGAGGTTATCCGCAAGGCTTTCCATCTCGCCCAGACTGGACGACCCGGTCCTGTGGTGGTTGATATTCCCAAGGACATCACCGACCTGATCAAAAAATACGAATACAAGTATCCGGAAAAGGTCAAAATCCGTTCTTACAACCCGCCTGCCAAGGGTCATAACGGGCAGATCCGCAAAGCTGTTGAACTCCTGATGAAGGCTCGCAGACCGGTTATTTATGCCGGTGGTGGAGTGGTTCTGGGCCAGGCTTCAGAGCTGCTGACGGAAGTAGCCAGAAAGCTGAACGTACCGGTAACCAATACTTTGAACGGTCTGGGTTGTTTTCCGGGGTCTGATCGTCAGTTTGTCGGGATGCTGGGAATGCACGGCAGCTATTGTGCCAACAAGGCCATGCATGAGTCCGACCTGATTCTGGCGGTGGGTGCCCGTTTTGATGACCGGGTAACCAATAACACTGAAAAGTTCTGTCCGGACGCCAGGATTATCCATATCGATATTGATCCGGCCAGTATTTCCAAAAACGTTGTGGCTGACATCCCCATCGTGGGTCCGGTCGATGCTGTTCTGGAAAACATGCTGGTCCAGATAGATGAATATCAGGGCTCTCAGGACACTGCTGCTCTTGCCGAATGGTGGGCAAGCGTTGATTCCTGGAGAGAAAAAGGTCTGTTCACCTATGAAAAAACTGACGGCATTCTCAAGCCCCAGCAGGTTATTGAGTCTCTTTATCAAGTCACCAAAGGTGACGCCTTTGTGACCACCGACGTAGGTCAGCATCAGATGTTTGCTGCCCAGCATTATCGTTTTAACAAGCCGAATCGCTGGATCAGCTCCGGTGGTCTTGGCACCATGGGTTACGGCCTGCCGGCGGCCATGGGTATCAAGCTGTCCTTCCCTGAAGAACAGGTTGCCTGTGTGACTGGTGAAGGCAGTATCCAGATGAATATTCAGGAACTGTCAACCTGCCTGCAATACGATTTGCACCTGAAGGTGATCAATATCAATAATCAGGCGCTGGGTATGGTACGACAGTGGCAAGATATGCAGTACGACAGCCGTTACTCGCACTCCTACATGGAGTCTCTGCCTGACTTCGTTAAACTGGCGGAGTCTTATGGTCATGTAGGTATAAGAGTCACTCGTCCAGAGGAGCTGTTACCTGCGATGGAAAAAGCCTTCTCTCTGAAAGATCGTCTGGTATTCATGGATATTCAGGTAGATCCCGATGAGCATGTCTATCCCATGCAAATCAAGGAGGGTGGCATGTGTGACCTGTGGCTCAGCAAGACGGAGAGAACCTGA